A genomic stretch from Candidatus Hydrogenisulfobacillus filiaventi includes:
- the nuoF gene encoding NADH:ubiquinone oxidoreductase subunit F (Evidence 2a : Function from experimental evidences in other organisms; PubMedId : 7690854, 8157582, 8366049, 9593861; Product type c : carrier): MTSSRAVPPHVLLRHRDVPGIGDLAVYEAEGGYATARAVLTGMEPEAVVEVVKASGLRGRGGAGFPTGVKWGFLPKDGRPRVLVVNADESEPGTFKDREILEHNPHQLVEGILLAAYAIRAPEAFVYCRGEFRTGAEILERAVAAARARGYLGERIFGTSYSLTVHVYRGAGAYICGEETAQLESLEGRRGNPRLKPPFPAVSGLYGLPTVVNNVETIANLPPILTYGADWYRSMGTEKSPGVKVFSVSGQVRRPGNFERPLATPLRALIEAAGGLYPGRQLKAVIPGGSSVPLLPADRVDTPMDYESMLQAGSMLGSGGVIVLDDRTCIVGAAERLVRFYREESCGKCTPCREGTFWNAEILARLERGQGRMEDIDQLLDIADNMAGKCFCPLGDASLGFLVSALEHFRDEFVAHVTEKGCPWGATLYGAHHG, from the coding sequence ATGACGTCTAGCCGCGCGGTGCCGCCCCATGTGCTGCTGCGCCACCGGGATGTGCCCGGCATCGGCGACCTGGCCGTGTACGAGGCCGAGGGCGGCTACGCCACCGCCCGCGCCGTCCTGACGGGCATGGAGCCGGAGGCGGTGGTGGAGGTGGTGAAGGCCTCGGGCCTGCGCGGGCGCGGCGGGGCCGGCTTCCCTACCGGGGTGAAGTGGGGCTTCCTGCCCAAAGACGGCCGCCCGCGGGTGCTGGTGGTCAACGCCGACGAGTCGGAGCCCGGGACCTTCAAGGACCGGGAGATCCTGGAACATAACCCCCACCAGCTGGTGGAGGGCATCCTGCTGGCGGCTTACGCCATCCGGGCCCCGGAAGCCTTTGTCTACTGCCGGGGGGAGTTCCGCACCGGGGCGGAAATCCTGGAGCGGGCGGTGGCGGCGGCCCGCGCCCGCGGCTACCTGGGCGAGCGCATTTTCGGGACCTCCTATTCCCTGACCGTGCACGTCTACCGGGGGGCGGGGGCCTACATCTGCGGGGAGGAGACGGCGCAGCTGGAGTCGCTGGAAGGCCGGCGCGGCAATCCGCGCCTGAAGCCGCCCTTCCCGGCTGTCTCCGGACTCTACGGGTTGCCGACCGTGGTCAACAATGTGGAGACCATCGCCAACCTGCCCCCGATCCTGACCTACGGGGCGGACTGGTACCGCTCCATGGGCACCGAAAAGAGCCCGGGGGTGAAGGTGTTCTCGGTCAGCGGGCAGGTCCGCCGGCCGGGCAATTTCGAGCGGCCGCTCGCCACCCCTCTGCGCGCTCTGATTGAGGCCGCAGGCGGGCTCTATCCCGGCCGGCAGCTGAAGGCCGTCATCCCGGGGGGCAGTTCGGTCCCGCTCCTGCCCGCCGACCGTGTGGACACCCCCATGGACTATGAGTCCATGCTGCAGGCCGGGTCCATGCTGGGATCGGGCGGGGTGATCGTGCTCGACGACCGCACCTGCATCGTGGGCGCGGCCGAACGCCTGGTGCGCTTCTACCGCGAGGAGTCCTGCGGCAAGTGCACCCCATGCCGGGAGGGCACCTTCTGGAACGCGGAGATCCTGGCCCGGCTGGAGCGGGGGCAGGGGCGCATGGAGGACATCGACCAGCTGCTGGACATCGCCGACAACATGGCCGGGAAGTGCTTCTGCCCCCTGGGTGACGCCTCCCTGGGGTTCCTGGTCAGCGCCCTGGAGCATTTCCGGGACGAGTTCGTGGCACACGTGACCGAGAAGGGCTGTCCGTGGGGGGCGACGCTGTATGGTGCACATCACGGTTGA
- the nuoD gene encoding NADH:quinone oxidoreductase subunit D (Evidence 2a : Function from experimental evidences in other organisms; Product type c : carrier), with the protein MADVDARTGTETMVINMGPQHPATHGVLRVRLTLDGERVVEAEPIIGYLHTGFEKSAEYLPWQQCNTLTDRLDYLSPMSNNLAYVLAVEKLLGIEVPARAQYIRVLFAELTRIASHVIWLGTHVMDLGAMGLFFYTMREREVILDIIEATAGVRMNPSYFRVGGLAYDLPDGLLDLVRAFLDEWPRWSRRFRDLVEGNPLIEDRLKGVARLDREQALALGVTGPILRATGLARDLRKLEPYSRYEEFEFAVPVREEGDAFARFWVRMEEMEESVKIVEQALGRISPRGPFTTADRKVALPPRDAVYSDMESLIHQFKLVTQGFTVPAGEVYQGVEGPRGEMGFYLVSDGGPRPWRWRARTPSFYNLQSLPVMCRGGLVADVITAIGSIDIMLGDVDR; encoded by the coding sequence ATGGCCGACGTCGACGCCCGGACCGGAACCGAGACCATGGTCATCAACATGGGACCCCAGCACCCCGCCACGCACGGGGTGCTGCGGGTCCGGCTGACCCTGGACGGCGAGCGGGTGGTGGAGGCCGAGCCCATCATCGGCTACCTGCACACCGGCTTTGAGAAGAGTGCCGAGTACCTGCCCTGGCAGCAGTGCAACACCCTCACCGACCGCCTGGACTACCTCTCGCCGATGAGCAACAACCTGGCCTATGTGCTGGCGGTGGAGAAGCTGCTGGGGATCGAGGTGCCGGCTCGGGCCCAGTACATCCGGGTGCTGTTTGCGGAGCTCACCCGTATCGCCAGCCACGTCATCTGGCTGGGGACCCATGTCATGGACCTGGGGGCGATGGGCCTCTTCTTCTACACCATGCGCGAGCGCGAGGTCATCCTGGACATCATCGAGGCCACCGCCGGGGTGCGCATGAACCCCAGCTACTTCCGGGTGGGCGGGCTGGCCTACGACCTGCCCGACGGGCTGCTGGACCTGGTGCGGGCCTTTCTGGATGAATGGCCCCGCTGGTCGCGCCGCTTCCGGGACCTGGTGGAGGGCAATCCCCTGATTGAGGACCGCCTGAAGGGGGTAGCCCGTCTCGACCGGGAGCAGGCCCTGGCGTTAGGGGTGACCGGCCCCATCCTGCGCGCCACCGGCCTGGCCCGGGACCTGCGCAAGCTGGAGCCGTACAGCCGCTACGAGGAGTTCGAGTTTGCGGTGCCGGTGCGGGAGGAGGGGGATGCCTTCGCCCGCTTCTGGGTCCGCATGGAGGAGATGGAGGAGTCGGTCAAGATTGTGGAGCAGGCCCTGGGCCGGATCAGTCCCCGGGGGCCCTTCACCACCGCCGACCGCAAGGTGGCGCTGCCGCCCCGGGATGCCGTCTACAGCGACATGGAGTCCCTCATCCATCAGTTCAAGCTGGTGACCCAGGGCTTCACCGTGCCCGCCGGGGAAGTCTACCAGGGGGTGGAGGGCCCCCGGGGGGAGATGGGTTTCTACCTGGTCTCGGATGGGGGCCCGCGCCCCTGGCGCTGGCGGGCCCGGACCCCCTCCTTCTACAACCTGCAGAGCCTGCCGGTGATGTGCCGGGGCGGGCTGGTGGCGGACGTCATCACCGCCATCGGCAGCATCGACATCATGCTGGGGGACGTAGATCGTTGA
- the nuoJ gene encoding NADH-quinone oxidoreductase subunit J (Evidence 2a : Function from experimental evidences in other organisms; Product type m : membrane component), giving the protein MWGVVVLGILTVGSALGVVAARHPVHSALFLVLNSLSLALFYFGLRAEFMGVAQVIVYTGAVMVLFLFVVTLLSAGRTVADLPEELGWQRPLAGVLAAGTAAALGAAALAPVLGAGRPPRPGFGGLTAVAASLWGPFFPALLGVAVMLLTAVLGVLVLNRSGTAGREAGSGEAPAPQEAAATRGDQP; this is encoded by the coding sequence ATGTGGGGGGTCGTGGTGCTGGGGATCCTGACGGTGGGCAGTGCCCTGGGAGTGGTGGCGGCCCGCCATCCCGTGCACAGCGCCCTGTTCCTGGTCCTGAACAGCCTGAGCCTGGCCCTCTTCTACTTCGGCCTGCGGGCGGAGTTTATGGGGGTAGCCCAGGTCATCGTCTACACCGGGGCCGTGATGGTGCTGTTCCTGTTCGTGGTCACTCTGCTCTCGGCCGGCCGCACGGTGGCCGACCTGCCGGAGGAGCTGGGCTGGCAGCGGCCCCTGGCCGGGGTCCTGGCCGCGGGCACCGCCGCGGCCCTGGGGGCCGCCGCCCTGGCCCCCGTATTGGGGGCGGGACGGCCGCCGCGCCCCGGTTTCGGCGGGCTGACAGCGGTGGCCGCCAGCCTGTGGGGGCCCTTCTTTCCCGCCCTGCTGGGGGTGGCGGTGATGCTGCTCACCGCCGTGCTGGGGGTGCTGGTGTTGAACCGGTCCGGTACCGCCGGCCGGGAGGCCGGGTCCGGGGAGGCCCCGGCCCCCCAGGAGGCGGCCGCCACGCGGGGGGATCAGCCATGA
- the nuoI gene encoding NADH-quinone oxidoreductase subunit I (Evidence 2a : Function from experimental evidences in other organisms; Product type c : carrier) — MAAPPRPRRLGRLGFTIRGAMGLAHGLGMTLSELFAPRDTAPYPEKRLEHAPRFRGKHMLARGPDGHELCVGCGLCEAVCPANAIRVVAASAPEGATVSWTERYAADYEVDLIRCIFCGMCEEACPTNAVRLTPFNELAGFSRADMVARKEELLRPAVRK, encoded by the coding sequence ATGGCAGCACCACCTCGGCCCCGCCGGCTGGGCCGGCTGGGCTTCACCATCCGGGGAGCGATGGGGCTTGCCCACGGCCTGGGCATGACCCTGAGCGAGCTGTTCGCCCCCCGGGATACGGCCCCTTATCCCGAGAAACGGCTGGAACACGCCCCCCGGTTCCGGGGCAAGCACATGCTGGCGCGGGGACCGGACGGACACGAACTCTGCGTGGGCTGCGGGTTGTGCGAGGCGGTCTGCCCGGCCAATGCCATCCGGGTGGTGGCGGCCTCGGCCCCCGAGGGGGCGACGGTCTCCTGGACCGAGCGCTACGCCGCCGACTATGAGGTGGACCTCATCCGCTGCATCTTCTGCGGCATGTGTGAGGAGGCCTGCCCCACCAATGCGGTGCGGCTGACGCCTTTCAACGAGCTGGCCGGGTTCAGCCGGGCCGACATGGTGGCCCGCAAGGAGGAGCTGCTGCGGCCGGCGGTGCGCAAGTAG
- the nuoL gene encoding NADH-quinone oxidoreductase subunit L — MHSLELGLLVLLGAPLAGAVLIALTGDRTGPRGPAVLAAAAAGVAFLAALALSLAHSRGAVTVAPWVRGFGPVIRWRLAFTPLGEVWALIITGVGFLIHVYSAGYMAEEDDRPRYFAGLNFFLFAMLLVVTADNLLILLLGWAGVGLASYLLIGFWYRRPSAVLAARKAFVMNTIGDAGILLGLTLLVAHYGSARYGAVFAGVTRHPVPGLAVASALLLYVGAMAKSAQLPLHTWLVDAMEGPTPVSALIHAATMVTAGVYLMTRFYPLLGAAPGVGETVAVIGTLTALYAALAALRQRDIKRVLAYSTISQLGYMFLAVGVGAYTAAVFHFVTHAFFKALLFLAAGNVIHVLEGEQDLGRMGGLARSMPYTAAAFGIGALALAGIPPLAGFFSKDAILAQSFRSGHPLLGSLGVLTAGLTGYYMARVFSLTFLGPARRPRGEAREAPWVMLGPVLVLAVLAVIGGAFGGGIDRLLAPAFRAWPGAARAALEPPAAGVSLVTVLLAVAGLYGGWREGRAGRAEPAGFWGRGALAGFGLDAAWMRGPVAWTAALGRWLGRVEDRVWIPGTGAPGRWVTGLGRDLRPVQTGLVRRYLLSMAVGLGAVLAYYLLRV; from the coding sequence ATGCACAGCCTGGAACTGGGATTGCTGGTCCTGCTGGGGGCCCCCCTGGCGGGGGCGGTGCTCATCGCCCTGACCGGGGATCGGACCGGACCCCGGGGTCCGGCGGTACTGGCTGCGGCCGCAGCGGGCGTGGCCTTCCTGGCCGCCTTGGCGCTCAGCCTGGCCCATAGCCGGGGGGCGGTGACGGTAGCCCCCTGGGTGCGGGGATTCGGGCCGGTCATCCGCTGGCGGCTGGCGTTTACCCCCCTGGGGGAAGTGTGGGCCCTCATCATCACCGGGGTGGGCTTCCTCATCCACGTCTATTCCGCCGGTTACATGGCGGAGGAGGATGACCGGCCCCGCTACTTCGCCGGGCTCAACTTCTTCCTTTTTGCCATGCTGCTGGTGGTCACCGCCGATAACCTCCTCATCCTGCTGCTGGGCTGGGCGGGGGTAGGCCTGGCCAGCTATCTCCTGATCGGCTTCTGGTACCGGCGGCCGTCGGCGGTGCTGGCGGCCCGCAAGGCCTTCGTGATGAACACCATCGGCGATGCCGGCATCCTCTTGGGCCTGACCCTGCTGGTGGCGCACTACGGCAGTGCCCGCTACGGGGCGGTGTTCGCGGGGGTGACCCGGCACCCGGTGCCGGGGCTGGCCGTGGCCAGCGCCCTCCTGCTCTATGTGGGGGCCATGGCCAAGTCGGCGCAGCTGCCCTTACATACCTGGCTGGTGGATGCCATGGAGGGTCCTACCCCGGTGTCGGCCCTCATCCACGCCGCTACCATGGTCACCGCCGGCGTCTACCTCATGACCCGCTTCTACCCCCTCCTGGGGGCGGCGCCCGGGGTCGGGGAGACGGTGGCGGTGATCGGGACCCTCACCGCCCTGTACGCCGCCCTGGCCGCCCTGCGCCAGCGGGATATCAAGCGTGTGCTGGCCTACTCGACCATCAGCCAGCTGGGGTACATGTTCCTGGCGGTGGGGGTGGGGGCCTACACCGCGGCCGTGTTTCATTTCGTGACCCACGCCTTCTTTAAGGCCCTGCTCTTCCTGGCCGCCGGCAATGTCATCCACGTGCTGGAGGGGGAGCAGGACCTGGGGCGCATGGGGGGCCTGGCCCGCAGCATGCCCTATACGGCCGCCGCGTTCGGGATCGGGGCCCTGGCCCTGGCCGGCATCCCGCCCCTGGCCGGGTTCTTCAGCAAGGATGCCATCCTGGCCCAGTCCTTTCGCAGCGGGCATCCTCTGCTGGGCAGCCTGGGGGTGCTCACAGCCGGGCTCACAGGGTACTACATGGCGCGGGTCTTCAGCCTGACCTTCCTGGGTCCTGCCCGGCGGCCGCGGGGGGAGGCGCGGGAAGCCCCCTGGGTGATGCTGGGGCCGGTGCTGGTCCTGGCGGTGCTGGCCGTGATCGGCGGCGCCTTCGGTGGCGGCATCGACCGCCTGCTGGCACCCGCCTTCCGGGCCTGGCCGGGGGCGGCGCGGGCCGCCCTGGAGCCGCCCGCCGCGGGGGTGAGCCTGGTCACGGTCCTGCTGGCCGTGGCGGGACTCTACGGGGGCTGGCGGGAAGGGCGCGCCGGCCGGGCGGAGCCGGCCGGTTTCTGGGGCCGCGGGGCCCTGGCCGGCTTCGGGCTGGACGCCGCCTGGATGCGGGGGCCGGTGGCATGGACCGCCGCCCTGGGCCGCTGGCTGGGCCGGGTTGAGGACCGGGTCTGGATCCCCGGTACCGGAGCCCCGGGCCGCTGGGTGACCGGGCTGGGGCGTGACCTGCGTCCGGTCCAGACCGGGCTGGTGCGGCGGTATCTGCTGTCGATGGCGGTGGGGCTGGGGGCGGTCCTGGCCTACTACCTGCTGCGGGTTTAG
- the nuoK gene encoding NADH:ubiquinone oxidoreductase subunit K (Evidence 2a : Function from experimental evidences in other organisms; PubMedId : 7690854, 9593861; Product type m : membrane component), with product MSTGAVTLVAALLFAVGLAGVLVRRNPLVMFMAAEMMWNAAALVLVAASRHWGREGGQAAAFLVIAAAAAEVGIGLALIVATYQHRHRLDADVLKRLRG from the coding sequence ATGAGCACGGGGGCGGTGACGCTGGTGGCCGCGCTGCTGTTCGCGGTGGGTCTGGCCGGGGTGCTGGTGCGCCGCAACCCCCTGGTGATGTTCATGGCGGCGGAGATGATGTGGAACGCGGCGGCGCTGGTCCTGGTGGCGGCCTCCCGGCACTGGGGCCGGGAGGGCGGGCAGGCGGCGGCCTTCCTGGTCATCGCCGCCGCCGCAGCCGAGGTCGGCATCGGCCTGGCCCTCATTGTAGCCACCTATCAGCACCGGCACCGGCTGGACGCCGACGTGCTCAAGCGCCTGCGCGGGTAG
- the NuoE gene encoding NADH:quinone oxidoreductase subunit E (Evidence 2a : Function from experimental evidences in other organisms; Product type c : carrier), translated as MKAVNAMATEQQPAGLRPEWREAARAIKAEFPRERSALLPLLHRIQAETGYLDDAVLAAVAEELGVPAQEVVSTVSFYTLFYRRPVGKKVLHVCTGLPCALAGADQLLAAFARELGIAPGQTTPDGEWTLLPAECLAACDKAPVVQVNLRYRGPVPPEAAARFLAEGGEGDDV; from the coding sequence TTGAAGGCGGTGAACGCCATGGCCACGGAGCAGCAACCGGCCGGGCTGCGCCCCGAGTGGCGGGAGGCGGCCCGTGCCATCAAGGCCGAATTCCCGCGTGAACGTTCGGCCCTCCTGCCCCTGCTCCACCGCATCCAGGCCGAGACCGGTTATCTGGACGATGCGGTGCTGGCGGCGGTAGCGGAGGAACTGGGCGTTCCGGCGCAGGAGGTTGTATCCACGGTTTCCTTCTATACCCTGTTCTACCGGCGTCCGGTGGGCAAAAAGGTGCTGCACGTCTGCACCGGCCTGCCCTGCGCCCTGGCGGGCGCGGACCAGCTGCTGGCGGCCTTCGCCCGCGAACTCGGCATCGCGCCCGGGCAGACCACCCCCGACGGGGAGTGGACCCTGCTGCCTGCGGAGTGCCTGGCCGCCTGCGACAAGGCGCCGGTGGTGCAGGTCAACCTGCGCTACCGGGGACCGGTGCCGCCGGAGGCGGCGGCCCGCTTCCTGGCCGAGGGGGGCGAAGGGGATGACGTCTAG
- a CDS encoding putative NADH-quinone oxidoreductase subunit G (Evidence 3 : Putative function from multiple computational evidences): MHITVDGRPVEVPPGTNLVDAAKAAGIHIPVYCYQEALGPLGACRICLVQVEKMPKLVTACTTQVQEGMVVHTRGPEVDKGRAGVLEFLLLNHPLDCPVCDKGGECDLQDYTFAYGPAAGRFTEPRIRKAKDVPLSPYIALDQERCILCQRCVRFLGEYVGEPQLVLEARGVHTVVTAAGGAPLTSPFSGNVIDLCPVGALLSRPYRFRARPWNLEKVEGICGLCPVGCRRLLTVRDGVVERAEGTSRSDPDGRGWLCDRGRFSYDEARHPQRRTRPRLGGAEREAGEVVAAAARWLAEGPVAVLTGGELTVEEAAALTDAARRLWGAGAPVLVRTGRGYLPPALHGTLQDLQTADAVLLLGADPYQSVPVGYLAVREAYRRGAGIWGLAPRRLGRRALPVQEHVTAPGEEAAVLARALAAAGVGGAAALLQDLGDWQPAAGTGDLEALGRALLGAARLAVIWDGEEAGVEDVLLALAAARGEAPTRVLPAWGPAGWRGQELAGVRVTAAALEGVLRAAAAGEVGTLVLWGTDLLREAPDPELAARALAGAGHVLAAGAFLSPATRADAWLPLPVRTEHGGTFADWEGTLTAVRAAVPPQPGVRTTGAWLEALAAAAGRRWAPPADPLAGRMTGSRLRLLPDVPAPAPRPLRRPEAAGAGSPCCGAGMPTGGDPPRPSSCVPPPLGRWRRRMPSAWTGLPAVRSGSGGRRGSWFCRWRPIPPCRRAGCGCLMTCRRRPAACRPGPGSWPRRRKRRRRWMAGERAHPGGEDRHPDPVSADLLRLHHVGGTAAAGPLPAALGPQPGGAGRAAATPGRRLEDAVQGGPAAGAGRPGGIPPGAGDLGVRRPGGGRRDPLRGPCPFGRPHHPPGCGQPAGGAAGGLRLELAGHLRAGAGRLGLPEQVLPIGRHPLRGPDHLL; the protein is encoded by the coding sequence GTGCACATCACGGTTGACGGCCGGCCGGTGGAGGTGCCGCCGGGCACCAACCTGGTGGATGCGGCTAAAGCGGCCGGCATCCACATCCCCGTCTACTGCTACCAGGAGGCCCTGGGGCCGCTGGGCGCCTGCCGTATCTGCCTGGTGCAGGTGGAGAAGATGCCCAAGCTGGTGACCGCCTGCACCACCCAGGTCCAGGAGGGCATGGTGGTGCACACCCGCGGGCCGGAGGTCGACAAAGGGCGGGCCGGGGTGCTGGAGTTTCTGCTCCTCAACCATCCCTTGGACTGCCCGGTCTGCGACAAGGGCGGGGAGTGCGACCTGCAGGATTACACCTTTGCCTACGGCCCCGCCGCCGGCCGCTTCACCGAGCCCCGCATCCGCAAGGCCAAGGACGTGCCCTTGAGCCCCTACATCGCCCTGGACCAGGAGCGCTGCATCCTGTGCCAGCGCTGTGTCCGCTTTTTAGGCGAGTACGTGGGCGAACCCCAGCTGGTGCTGGAGGCGCGCGGGGTGCACACCGTGGTCACCGCGGCGGGCGGGGCCCCCCTCACCTCCCCTTTTTCCGGCAACGTGATCGACCTCTGCCCGGTGGGAGCGCTGTTGTCCCGCCCTTACCGCTTCCGGGCCCGCCCCTGGAATCTGGAAAAGGTGGAGGGCATCTGCGGGCTGTGCCCGGTGGGCTGCCGGCGCCTGCTGACCGTCCGCGACGGGGTGGTGGAGCGGGCGGAGGGTACCTCCCGCAGCGACCCCGACGGGCGGGGCTGGCTATGCGACCGCGGGCGGTTCTCCTATGATGAGGCCCGCCATCCCCAGCGCCGCACCCGTCCCCGCCTGGGCGGGGCGGAGCGGGAGGCGGGGGAGGTGGTGGCGGCTGCCGCCCGCTGGCTGGCGGAGGGGCCGGTGGCGGTGCTGACCGGCGGGGAACTGACGGTGGAGGAGGCGGCCGCTCTCACCGACGCCGCCCGCCGTCTGTGGGGCGCGGGCGCTCCTGTGCTGGTGCGGACCGGGCGGGGCTACCTGCCCCCGGCCCTCCACGGCACCCTGCAGGACCTGCAGACGGCGGACGCCGTGCTCCTGTTGGGAGCCGACCCCTACCAGAGCGTGCCCGTAGGCTACCTGGCTGTGCGGGAGGCCTACCGGCGGGGGGCCGGAATCTGGGGCCTGGCCCCGCGGCGCCTGGGCCGGCGGGCCCTGCCGGTGCAGGAGCACGTCACCGCCCCCGGGGAGGAGGCGGCGGTGCTGGCCCGGGCCCTGGCGGCGGCCGGCGTGGGCGGCGCGGCGGCCTTGCTGCAGGACCTGGGGGACTGGCAGCCCGCCGCGGGGACCGGGGACCTTGAGGCGCTGGGGCGGGCGCTGCTGGGCGCTGCCCGGCTGGCGGTGATCTGGGACGGGGAGGAGGCGGGGGTGGAGGACGTCCTGCTGGCCCTGGCCGCCGCCCGCGGCGAGGCGCCCACGCGGGTGCTCCCGGCCTGGGGTCCGGCCGGCTGGCGGGGGCAGGAGCTGGCGGGGGTCCGGGTGACGGCTGCGGCCCTGGAGGGCGTACTGCGTGCGGCCGCCGCCGGGGAAGTGGGCACCCTGGTGCTGTGGGGCACCGACCTGCTGCGGGAGGCGCCCGACCCGGAGCTGGCCGCCCGGGCCCTGGCGGGGGCCGGTCACGTGCTGGCGGCGGGCGCCTTCCTGAGTCCTGCCACCCGGGCCGACGCCTGGTTGCCGTTGCCGGTGCGCACCGAGCACGGCGGCACCTTCGCCGACTGGGAGGGCACCCTGACCGCGGTGCGGGCGGCGGTCCCGCCGCAGCCCGGGGTCCGGACCACCGGGGCCTGGCTGGAGGCGCTGGCAGCGGCCGCCGGGCGGCGGTGGGCCCCGCCGGCCGACCCCCTGGCGGGCCGCATGACCGGGTCCCGTCTCCGCCTGCTGCCGGACGTTCCCGCACCCGCTCCCCGGCCCCTGCGGCGGCCGGAGGCGGCGGGGGCGGGGTCACCGTGCTGCGGGGCGGGGATGCCTACCGGGGGGGACCCCCCTCGGCCATCTTCCTGCGTCCCCCCACCGCTGGGGCGATGGCGGCGGAGGATGCCGTCCGCCTGGACCGGCCTGCCGGCGGTCCGGTCCGGATCCGGGGGACGACGGGGGAGCTGGTTCTGCCGTTGGCGGCCGATCCCGCCCTGCCGGCGGGCCGGGTGTGGCTGCCTTATGACCTGCCGGAGGCGGCCGGCGGCCTGCCGGCCGGGCCCTGGGAGCTGGCCCCGGCGGCGGAAGCGGCGGAGGAGGTGGATGGCCGGTGAACGGGCTCATCCTGGCGGTGAAGATCGTCATCCTGATCCTGTTTCTGCTGATCTCCTTCGCCTACACCATGTGGGCGGAACGGCGGCTGCTGGGCCTCTTCCAGCTGCGCTGGGGCCCCAACCGGGTGGGGCGGGCCGGGCTGCTGCAACCCCTGGCCGACGCCTTGAAGATGCTGTTCAAGGAGGACCTGCTGCCGGGGCAGGCCGACCCGGTGGTATTCCGCCTGGCGCCGGTGATCTCGGTGTTCGCCGCCCTGGGGGTGGACGCCGTGATCCCCTTCGGGGCCCCTGCCCATTTGGCCGGCCGCACCATCCCCCTGGATGTGGCCAACCCGCCGGCGGGGCTGCTGGTGGCCTTCGGCTTGAGCTCGCTGGGCATCTACGGGCTGGTGCTGGCCGGCTGGGCCTCCCAGAACAAGTACTCCCTATTGGGCGGCATCCGCTCCGCGGCCCAGATCATCTCCTATGA
- the nuoH gene encoding NADH:ubiquinone oxidoreductase subunit H (Evidence 2a : Function from experimental evidences in other organisms; PubMedId : 7690854, 9593861; Product type m : membrane component), with protein sequence MNGLILAVKIVILILFLLISFAYTMWAERRLLGLFQLRWGPNRVGRAGLLQPLADALKMLFKEDLLPGQADPVVFRLAPVISVFAALGVDAVIPFGAPAHLAGRTIPLDVANPPAGLLVAFGLSSLGIYGLVLAGWASQNKYSLLGGIRSAAQIISYELAMGVSALGVLMLAGSANLTRIVEAQARHGWFWWKEPLPLAVFFLTAVAESNRTPFDLPEAESELVGGYHTEYSGIRFAMFFIAEYVNMITVSALTVTLFFGGWLGPAFLPPVIWFLLKIGIFIFLFVWMRATLPRLKYDRLMHLGWQVLLPLSFVWALGTAAVVALR encoded by the coding sequence GTGAACGGGCTCATCCTGGCGGTGAAGATCGTCATCCTGATCCTGTTTCTGCTGATCTCCTTCGCCTACACCATGTGGGCGGAACGGCGGCTGCTGGGCCTCTTCCAGCTGCGCTGGGGCCCCAACCGGGTGGGGCGGGCCGGGCTGCTGCAACCCCTGGCCGACGCCTTGAAGATGCTGTTCAAGGAGGACCTGCTGCCGGGGCAGGCCGACCCGGTGGTATTCCGCCTGGCGCCGGTGATCTCGGTGTTCGCCGCCCTGGGGGTGGACGCCGTGATCCCCTTCGGGGCCCCTGCCCATTTGGCCGGCCGCACCATCCCCCTGGATGTGGCCAACCCGCCGGCGGGGCTGCTGGTGGCCTTCGGCTTGAGCTCGCTGGGCATCTACGGGCTGGTGCTGGCCGGCTGGGCCTCCCAGAACAAGTACTCCCTATTGGGCGGCATCCGCTCCGCGGCCCAGATCATCTCCTATGAGCTGGCCATGGGGGTATCGGCCCTGGGCGTGCTGATGCTGGCGGGGAGCGCCAATCTGACCCGGATTGTCGAGGCCCAGGCCCGCCACGGCTGGTTCTGGTGGAAGGAGCCGCTGCCGCTGGCGGTCTTCTTCCTGACCGCGGTGGCGGAGTCCAACCGCACCCCCTTCGACCTGCCGGAGGCGGAGTCGGAGCTGGTGGGGGGGTACCACACCGAGTACTCCGGTATCCGCTTCGCCATGTTCTTCATCGCCGAATACGTCAACATGATCACGGTCAGCGCCCTCACCGTGACCCTCTTCTTCGGCGGCTGGCTGGGCCCCGCCTTCCTGCCGCCCGTGATCTGGTTCCTTCTCAAGATCGGGATCTTCATCTTCCTGTTCGTGTGGATGCGGGCCACCCTGCCCCGGCTGAAATACGACCGGCTGATGCACCTGGGCTGGCAGGTGCTCTTGCCGCTGTCCTTCGTGTGGGCCTTGGGCACGGCGGCGGTGGTGGCCCTGCGCTAA